The following are encoded in a window of Dioscorea cayenensis subsp. rotundata cultivar TDr96_F1 chromosome 16, TDr96_F1_v2_PseudoChromosome.rev07_lg8_w22 25.fasta, whole genome shotgun sequence genomic DNA:
- the LOC120279331 gene encoding lysine-specific demethylase JMJ706-like isoform X1 — MQVKGRVCLSEEIRNGLEILKRKRSQQIKLGISPEATEFTNMMSRSGGDSLKAAASCGMRMWEGADAFSRRNGLVKDSPLKHKVEKFDTSNLEWIDKIPECPVFSPTKDEFEDPLTYLQRIAPVASKYGICKVVSPISASVPAGVVLMKEKLGFKFTTRVQPLRLAEWVEDDRATFFMSGRKYTFRDFEKMANKVFSRRFSSAGCLPARYLEEQFWHEIGCGKTEFVEYACDIEGSAFSSSPSDQLGKSKWNLKRLSRLPKSILRHLGAAIPGVTDPMLYIGMLFSMFAWHVEDHYLYSINYHHCGAFKTWYGIPGHAAPDFERVVRDHVYDCGILASEGVDAAFDVLLGKTTMFPPNILLEHNVPVYKAVQKPGEYIITFPRAYHSGFSHGFNCGEAVNFAIGDWFPLGAVASQRYALLKRTPLLPHEELLCKDAYLLYKRLLSPNSEVSPPSSEDLSTQHSIKVSFVRLMRFQHRARWLLMKSGASVCSFPNKVLTILCSLCQRDCYVSYVKCQCVSNPICLRHESELRRCLCGCKQVIFVREDILELEAASKKFEHKRQIVEEGQKHSPLEDDPDLAKLFLSTVDDGYRPYCEIKCDTKGPTCSPVPSSSFSLGQVGTVLHDNENVKSNETQFCQNKYSEGELVAPRGPAETTAFVKCKSGHQAHSNGTVDDADDDSDTEIFRVKRRSVINVEKRTGDVMPVKPCESQGFKRLKKLHQEGGGVHPSSPARVPDLNRNFFSEGGIASTSFKVRKQPHDSKLEKDELREAKSKEHIRDNLQFSTAENINEAPSIELGPKRLKVRGPSFF, encoded by the exons ATGCAGGTGAAAGGGAGGGTATGTTTGTCTGAAGAGATAAGAAATGGGTTAGAAATTCTGAAACGTAAAAGATCCCAACAGATCAAGTTAGGAATTTCACCTGAAGCGACAGAGTTTACTAACATGATGTCTAGAAGTGGAGGTGATTCTTTGAAAGCAGCTGCATCATGTGGAATGAGAATGTGGGAAGGTGCAGATGCATTTTCAAGAAGGAATGGACTAGTAAAGGATTCGCCTCTAAAGCATAAGGTGGAAAAATTTGACACATCTAATTTAGAATGGATTGACAAAATTCCAGAGTGCCCTGTATTCAGCCCAACAAAAGATGAGTTTGAGGATCCATTAACATATCTTCAGCGTATTGCTCCTGTAGCTTCAAAATATG GCATATGCAAGGTTGTATCCCCCATAAGTGCTTCAGTACCTGCTGGTGTTGTTCTAATGAAGGAGAAACTTGGCTTCAAGTTTACTACCAGAGTGCAACCTCTCCGTCTTGCTGAATGGGTAGAAGATGACAGGGCAACGTTTTTCATGAGTGGAAG AAAGTATACCTTTCGTGATTTTGAGAAGATGGCAAACAAGGTGTTTTCTCGAAGATTTTCTAGTGCGGGATGTCTCCCGGCTAGGTATCTTGAAGAACAGTTCTGGCATGAAATTGGTTGTGGCAAGACGGAGTTTGTTGAATATGCTTGCGACATTGAGGGCAGTGCCTTCTCGTCATCTCCTAGTGATCAACTTGGAAAAAGTAAATGGAACTTAAAG AGACTCTCACGTCTTCCCAAGTCAATATTGCGACATCTAGGGGCAGCAATTCCG GGAGTAACAGATCCCATGCTGTACATAGGAATGCTATTTAGTATGTTTGCATGGCATGTGGAGGACCACTACTTATACAG CATAAACTATCATCACTGTGGTGCATTTAAAACTTGGTATGGTATTCCGGGCCATGCAGCTCCTGACTTTGAAAGAGTTGTTCgggatcatgtctatgactgtGGCATTTTGGCCTCTGAAGGAGTTGATGCGGCTTTTGACGTACTCTTGGGGAAGACAACAATGTTTCCTCCAAACATATTGTTAGAGCACAATGTTCCTGTGTATAAGGCTGTACAAAAACCTGGAGAGTATATTATCACCTTTCCTCGAGCATATCATTCAGGATTCAGTCATG GTTTCAATTGTGGTGAGGCTGTGAATTTTGCAATTGGGGACTGGTTTCCACTGGGTGCTGTTGCTAGCCAACGCTATGCACTTCTTAAGAGAACCCCACTGCTTCCTCATGAGGAGCTTCTTTGTAAGGACGCGTATCTTCTCTATAAGCGATTGTTGAGTCCTAATTCTGAAGTTTCTCCACCCTCGAGTGAAGACCTGTCCACCCAACATAGTATCAAGGTTTCCTTTGTGCGCTTAATGCGATTCCAGCACCGTGCTCGCTGGCTGCTTATGAAATCCGGAGCTTCTGTGTGCTCTTTTCCAAATAAAGTGTTGACTATTCTCTGCAGCCTCTGTCAGCGCGACTGTTATGTATCATATGTTAAGTGCCAGTGTGTTTCAAATCCCATTTGCCTTCGTCATG AATCAGAGCTTAGGCGCTGCCTTTGTGGCTGCAAACAAGTGATCTTTGTAAGGGAGGATATTTTAGAGTTGGAGGCTGCATCAAAGAAATTTGAACATAAAAGGCAAATTGTAGAGGAGGGTCAAAAGCATTCGCCTCTTGAAGATGACCCAGATCTAGCAAAACTGTTTTTGTCTACAGTTGATGATGGATATCGGCCATATTGTGAGATAAAATGTGATACAAAAGGACCTACATGCTCCCCTGtaccatcttcatcattttctctGGGGCAAGTTGGGACCGTTTTGCATGATAAT GAAAATGTCAAATCTAATGAAACTCAGTTCTGCCAAAACAAGTATTCTGAAGGCGAATTAGTTGCTCCACGTGGGCCTGCAGAAACAACTGCATTCGTCAAATGCAAATCAGGCCACCAGGCTCACTCTAATGGCACTgttgatgatgctgatgatgattCTGACACAGAAATATTCAGGGTGAAGCGCAGGTCTGTTATTAATGTAGAGAAGAGAACTGGGGATGTCATGCCTGTGAAGCCATGTGAATCACAG GGGTTCAAACGATTGAAGAAGCTCCACCAGGAAGGTGGTGGTGTTCATCCCTCATCACCAGCGCGCGTTCCTGATCTCAATAGGAACTTTTTCAGTGAAGGAGGGATTGCCTCAACATCATTCAAAGTCAGGAAACAACCACATGATTCTAAGCTCGAAAAAGATGAGCTTCGGGAAGCAAAATCAAAGGAGCACATTAGGGACAATTTGCAGTTTTCTACAGCAGAAAACATCAATGAAGCACCATCGATTGAACTCGGCCCAAAGAGATTGAAAGTTAGAGGCCCCTCCTTTTTCTAA
- the LOC120279331 gene encoding lysine-specific demethylase JMJ706-like isoform X2, producing MVKGRVCLSEEIRNGLEILKRKRSQQIKLGISPEATEFTNMMSRSGGDSLKAAASCGMRMWEGADAFSRRNGLVKDSPLKHKVEKFDTSNLEWIDKIPECPVFSPTKDEFEDPLTYLQRIAPVASKYGICKVVSPISASVPAGVVLMKEKLGFKFTTRVQPLRLAEWVEDDRATFFMSGRKYTFRDFEKMANKVFSRRFSSAGCLPARYLEEQFWHEIGCGKTEFVEYACDIEGSAFSSSPSDQLGKSKWNLKRLSRLPKSILRHLGAAIPGVTDPMLYIGMLFSMFAWHVEDHYLYSINYHHCGAFKTWYGIPGHAAPDFERVVRDHVYDCGILASEGVDAAFDVLLGKTTMFPPNILLEHNVPVYKAVQKPGEYIITFPRAYHSGFSHGFNCGEAVNFAIGDWFPLGAVASQRYALLKRTPLLPHEELLCKDAYLLYKRLLSPNSEVSPPSSEDLSTQHSIKVSFVRLMRFQHRARWLLMKSGASVCSFPNKVLTILCSLCQRDCYVSYVKCQCVSNPICLRHESELRRCLCGCKQVIFVREDILELEAASKKFEHKRQIVEEGQKHSPLEDDPDLAKLFLSTVDDGYRPYCEIKCDTKGPTCSPVPSSSFSLGQVGTVLHDNENVKSNETQFCQNKYSEGELVAPRGPAETTAFVKCKSGHQAHSNGTVDDADDDSDTEIFRVKRRSVINVEKRTGDVMPVKPCESQGFKRLKKLHQEGGGVHPSSPARVPDLNRNFFSEGGIASTSFKVRKQPHDSKLEKDELREAKSKEHIRDNLQFSTAENINEAPSIELGPKRLKVRGPSFF from the exons ATG GTGAAAGGGAGGGTATGTTTGTCTGAAGAGATAAGAAATGGGTTAGAAATTCTGAAACGTAAAAGATCCCAACAGATCAAGTTAGGAATTTCACCTGAAGCGACAGAGTTTACTAACATGATGTCTAGAAGTGGAGGTGATTCTTTGAAAGCAGCTGCATCATGTGGAATGAGAATGTGGGAAGGTGCAGATGCATTTTCAAGAAGGAATGGACTAGTAAAGGATTCGCCTCTAAAGCATAAGGTGGAAAAATTTGACACATCTAATTTAGAATGGATTGACAAAATTCCAGAGTGCCCTGTATTCAGCCCAACAAAAGATGAGTTTGAGGATCCATTAACATATCTTCAGCGTATTGCTCCTGTAGCTTCAAAATATG GCATATGCAAGGTTGTATCCCCCATAAGTGCTTCAGTACCTGCTGGTGTTGTTCTAATGAAGGAGAAACTTGGCTTCAAGTTTACTACCAGAGTGCAACCTCTCCGTCTTGCTGAATGGGTAGAAGATGACAGGGCAACGTTTTTCATGAGTGGAAG AAAGTATACCTTTCGTGATTTTGAGAAGATGGCAAACAAGGTGTTTTCTCGAAGATTTTCTAGTGCGGGATGTCTCCCGGCTAGGTATCTTGAAGAACAGTTCTGGCATGAAATTGGTTGTGGCAAGACGGAGTTTGTTGAATATGCTTGCGACATTGAGGGCAGTGCCTTCTCGTCATCTCCTAGTGATCAACTTGGAAAAAGTAAATGGAACTTAAAG AGACTCTCACGTCTTCCCAAGTCAATATTGCGACATCTAGGGGCAGCAATTCCG GGAGTAACAGATCCCATGCTGTACATAGGAATGCTATTTAGTATGTTTGCATGGCATGTGGAGGACCACTACTTATACAG CATAAACTATCATCACTGTGGTGCATTTAAAACTTGGTATGGTATTCCGGGCCATGCAGCTCCTGACTTTGAAAGAGTTGTTCgggatcatgtctatgactgtGGCATTTTGGCCTCTGAAGGAGTTGATGCGGCTTTTGACGTACTCTTGGGGAAGACAACAATGTTTCCTCCAAACATATTGTTAGAGCACAATGTTCCTGTGTATAAGGCTGTACAAAAACCTGGAGAGTATATTATCACCTTTCCTCGAGCATATCATTCAGGATTCAGTCATG GTTTCAATTGTGGTGAGGCTGTGAATTTTGCAATTGGGGACTGGTTTCCACTGGGTGCTGTTGCTAGCCAACGCTATGCACTTCTTAAGAGAACCCCACTGCTTCCTCATGAGGAGCTTCTTTGTAAGGACGCGTATCTTCTCTATAAGCGATTGTTGAGTCCTAATTCTGAAGTTTCTCCACCCTCGAGTGAAGACCTGTCCACCCAACATAGTATCAAGGTTTCCTTTGTGCGCTTAATGCGATTCCAGCACCGTGCTCGCTGGCTGCTTATGAAATCCGGAGCTTCTGTGTGCTCTTTTCCAAATAAAGTGTTGACTATTCTCTGCAGCCTCTGTCAGCGCGACTGTTATGTATCATATGTTAAGTGCCAGTGTGTTTCAAATCCCATTTGCCTTCGTCATG AATCAGAGCTTAGGCGCTGCCTTTGTGGCTGCAAACAAGTGATCTTTGTAAGGGAGGATATTTTAGAGTTGGAGGCTGCATCAAAGAAATTTGAACATAAAAGGCAAATTGTAGAGGAGGGTCAAAAGCATTCGCCTCTTGAAGATGACCCAGATCTAGCAAAACTGTTTTTGTCTACAGTTGATGATGGATATCGGCCATATTGTGAGATAAAATGTGATACAAAAGGACCTACATGCTCCCCTGtaccatcttcatcattttctctGGGGCAAGTTGGGACCGTTTTGCATGATAAT GAAAATGTCAAATCTAATGAAACTCAGTTCTGCCAAAACAAGTATTCTGAAGGCGAATTAGTTGCTCCACGTGGGCCTGCAGAAACAACTGCATTCGTCAAATGCAAATCAGGCCACCAGGCTCACTCTAATGGCACTgttgatgatgctgatgatgattCTGACACAGAAATATTCAGGGTGAAGCGCAGGTCTGTTATTAATGTAGAGAAGAGAACTGGGGATGTCATGCCTGTGAAGCCATGTGAATCACAG GGGTTCAAACGATTGAAGAAGCTCCACCAGGAAGGTGGTGGTGTTCATCCCTCATCACCAGCGCGCGTTCCTGATCTCAATAGGAACTTTTTCAGTGAAGGAGGGATTGCCTCAACATCATTCAAAGTCAGGAAACAACCACATGATTCTAAGCTCGAAAAAGATGAGCTTCGGGAAGCAAAATCAAAGGAGCACATTAGGGACAATTTGCAGTTTTCTACAGCAGAAAACATCAATGAAGCACCATCGATTGAACTCGGCCCAAAGAGATTGAAAGTTAGAGGCCCCTCCTTTTTCTAA